The nucleotide window ATTTTATCGCGTTTGGCTGGCACCTCTGCTACACCGGATGAAGCTTTAAAGAGCATAACGGTTTCGAGCACTTCGAAGCATAAGTACGTTGAAGATGGTGTCGATTCGATACTGAAAGGTGCCGTACTGGTCCATTCTACTGGATATCCTGTCATTATCAGCGCAGTTGTGGCTACCCAGGAAAACCGCTCATTGACCAGGCCAGAAAATGAATCCCAGGTGATGGGACCGCAAATCGCCTTCAATGAGAGTCTGGCAACGAATATATCACTGCTTCGCCGTTTTCTTACAAATGCCAATCTATGCAATGAAAGTTTTAAAGTAGGAAAACAAACGAATTCTGCGGTTGCGCTGCTTTATTTAAAAGATATTGCCGATGAAGAGATGGTTGACAGAATGCGTGAACGGATTCAGAGCATCGACATCGATTCAGTTCTTGATAGCTCTTTCTTGATCCAGCTTATCGAAGACAATTCACTGGCAATTTTCCCGCAAATGCTGCTGACGGAAAGACCAGATCGTGCCTGTGCATGGCTTTTGAACGGAAAAGTAGTGGTACTGGTGGATGGCAGTGTCCAGGTCATCGGAGCACCGCAAACCTTCATCGAATTTTTTCAGAGCATGGAGGATGAAAGTGTCAGATGGCAGATTGCCACTTTTATCAGGATCCTGCGCGTTTTTTCCATGATAGTCTCGATTTTTTTCACCGCCATTTATGTTGCGTCTTTGACATTCCATTACGAAATCATTCCACAGACATTGCTGGTCCCGCTCGGTGAATCAAGATCGCGTGTTCCTTTTCCGCCCATTATTGAGGCATTATTGCTCGAAACAATGATTGAGCTCCTCCGGGAAGCAGGAGCCCGGCTGCCAACGAAAGTCGGCCAGACAATGGGTATCGTAGGCGGTATTGTAGTTGGTACAGCTGCAGTAGATGCCGGATTCACAAGCAACATCCTGATCATCATCATTGCCGTTAGCGCCCTTGCCTCTTTTACAACACCAAACTATACGATGGGCAATGTCATACGGATCCTGCGCTTCCCCTTAATTATTTTAGCTGGTTTTTGGGGTTTTTACGGGCTGATGTTCGGCTTTTGTTTCCTGCTGATCCACCTGATCCGCCAATCCAGTCTTGGAAGCCCATTTCTGGCTCCTTTTTACCCGCCGAGATTTGCAGACTGGCGGGACAGCATCATCCGTCTCCCGATTGGCTGGACCAATAGACGTCCAAAACAGGCAAGACCAGATGACAAAATGAAATTCAGAGCCCAAAAAACCAAAGAATAAAGATGTGGTGTTATGAATGAAAATCCTGATCGAGGTAAAACCGCAGAGTATGGTCAATACCATGCTGCTCGTATTCGTGATTTTTTCCATGCAGGTAGGCGTAGGCATCCAGGGATTCCAGAGGGTCATTTATATGGAAGCAAAGCATGATGCCTGGATTTCCGTTATTTTGAGTGGTGTTGCAACTGCAATCGTTGGGTTCATCATGGTCAAGACTTTGAAAGCCTATGAGAATACGGACCTCTATGGAATTCAATATGATGTACTTGGAAAATGGTTCGGGAACTTGCTCAATATCTTATTTGTCATTTATTTTCTTGGAGGATTCCACATCATTGTCCGAAATTATATTGAAGTTATCCAGGCGTGGATTTTCCCTGAAGTACCGGACTGGCTGATTTCCCTTACTCTTCTCTACCTTGTCTACTACGGACTAAATGGAGGACTGAGGACAGTGGTAGGAGTATGCTTCTTTAGTGTAGGTCTGTCCTTCTGGCTAATTCTCCTGCTTGCCTATCCCTTCCAGTTCGCCAATTTGGATTACTTATTTCCGATGTTCGAAGCGAGCATTCCGGAAATTTTAAGGGGTACAAAACAAATGACATTCACTGTCGTCGGCTTTGAGATCATCTATGTAATCTATCCTTTTTTAAAAGAAAAAGACAAGGTCCACAAATATATGCAAGTAGGCCTTTTTTTTACCACCATCCTTTACCTCACGATTATGGTGGTCTCCCTGGCCTATTTTAGCGGAGGACAGTTGGAACGGACGATTTGGGGAACTCTCTCTCTCTTAACAATCGTCCGCTTTCCTTTCATAGAAAGATTTGAATACGTGGCTATTACCTTCTGGGTGTTGCTGATCATGCCGAACTTGATGCTCTATATGTGGGCGGCTACCCGAGGTATTTCAAGGGTTTTTGGTAAAAAGGAACAGAAAGTCAGTTGGAAGTTGCTGATATTTTTATTCTTGACCCTGCTTTATCCACTCACCAGGGTACAAATCAATATGATGAACGATTATTTCGCAAAAGGTGCCTTCTATATCGTGTTTATCTATCCATTCCTGCTATTCGGTGCAGTTCTAGTCAAAAAGAAATTTTTCCGAAAAAAGGATGAGGCCAATGTACAGAAAAATGAATAAAATCATCATTGCGATCCTTGCCATCATCATTTCCGGCTGTGCTGATCCGAAAACATTGGAGCGAATGGGTTTGGTCACAACAATCGGATATGATACGACAGAAGATAAAAATGTTCTTGTAACAATGGTACTGTTGCAAATTGATCCAGAGGCAGCTCAGAATTCCATTATCCTTTCCGCAAAATCAGAGACTAGCAAAGGGGCGAAAAACAAAGCTGATTTAAAAAGCCCTAAAAAGCTGCAATCAGGTCAACTCCGGGTAGCACTAGTCAGCGAAGAGTTCGCACAGCTAGGTATCATCAATCTCGTAGACACCCTGGCACGGGATCCGGCTATCAGCAATCTCACCTATCTTGCAGTCGTTGAAGGCAGTACACATAAACTGCTCAAACAGAAAAACGCGGGGTTTTCCGATATCAGCCAGCTCATTTATAAGGAACTAGATCAAAATATAAAAGGGGAAAAAATCCCCTCGTCAACTCTGCAGGAAGTCATGCAAGATTATTATGCTGCAGGAACTGACCCGGTTTTGCCCACTATAAGGGGGGAAAACGGAGAAATTATCATTACCGGCATGGCGTTGTTCAAGAATGATAAAATGGTCAGCAAGGCCAATCCCGATGAAGCATTTTTTCTGAAATTGGTCAATGACCGATATAAAACAGGAGCAATAGAAATAACCATCCCAAAAGGCGGTTTTGGTATTCCGGAGTCAATTGAAGCTCCTGACCAAATGTCCGTGGTCCTGGATACGATCACAAGCAAAAGTGATATCAACCTGCTCAACAAAGACAACCTCCAGTTCGAAATGAAAATCAAATTAACAACAAGATTGCTTGAGGTCAATCAAGTAATGGACATTAAGAACCCAGTACTACTAAAAAAACTGGAAGACAGACTTAGTGAAAAAATCACCTCCGAAATTGAGAACCTGGTTGAAAAGGCGCGCGTGGCCGGAGCAGATCCATTCGGGTTTGGCGAAATTTACCGTAAAAGCGTCAGAGGCACAAACCTGACTGCATCGAAATGGCACAAAATGTATCCGGATAGCAAGGTTAATGTAAAGGTGGACTTCGAGATTCTGCGGACAGGGGTTGTGGAATAATACGAAAAAAGCGGGAGCCTCGTGTGATGGCTCCCGCTTTGGTTTCTTATCCAACTTCACTGTCCCACTTTTTCTCATCCTGAACAAAAAGGATACCAAGTTCGTGATGATCGCCTTCATATAACGCCCGTTGCACAAAACGGATTTGCGCATTCGTATCAAGCACTTCCAGCTTGCAATGTGCCCTATTTCGCGAAAGAGCCTCGTAAAATGTTTTTTCGTCATTGACGTTCGTGCCATTGACTTTTGTGACAAGCTCCCCTACTTCCAGGGCCATTTTATCGGCTGGCGATCCTGGCAGGATGCCGAGAATCATTACGCCATGATTCTTTTTGGAAAAATAGAACGGACGGCTTTCTTCCTGCATCCGCTGGGTATAAGTCAAAGCTTCGCGGCCGATGATGGCGATTGACACTGCTGCGATGGACGCGATTGGGTACCAGTACCCGGCTGCAGCAATCAGTGCGGCCAGGATGCCAAGTCCAATCACCCGGCTGCCCTGCTGCTGAATGGCCTCCCTCGGCAGCATGCCCTGGATTTGCTGATGCATGCCGATCGCGAATGGAACGAGAAGCAATGAATATGTATTGTCGCCAAGCGTGAACACCGGCCACCACTCGAACGGCATGGTCAGGATGTTTCCTGGAATGAGCATGAATGCCGGAACCAGCCACAGCCGTTTCACCTCATGAACACCGACCGTCTGGCCGCGCTTGCTTTTAACTAATTTTGGAGAAGTTCCCTTTTTGCCATTCTTTAAAATAAGGAATCCTTCACCGATTGTCAGCAGTGCCAGCAAAATCGCGATGGAAGGATATATTTTTTCATCCAAATTTGAAAATAAATCGCCGGCCAGCGGAAGCTCGATGTTTTTGCCCGACAGAAAAGCTAGAGCAAAAAAAGCAGCGCCAACCGTATAGGCAGGAGCCAGCAGCCTCACTCTCGCGGTAAAGCTCAATAGCAATGTCG belongs to Mesobacillus sp. AQ2 and includes:
- a CDS encoding GerAB/ArcD/ProY family transporter, whose amino-acid sequence is MKILIEVKPQSMVNTMLLVFVIFSMQVGVGIQGFQRVIYMEAKHDAWISVILSGVATAIVGFIMVKTLKAYENTDLYGIQYDVLGKWFGNLLNILFVIYFLGGFHIIVRNYIEVIQAWIFPEVPDWLISLTLLYLVYYGLNGGLRTVVGVCFFSVGLSFWLILLLAYPFQFANLDYLFPMFEASIPEILRGTKQMTFTVVGFEIIYVIYPFLKEKDKVHKYMQVGLFFTTILYLTIMVVSLAYFSGGQLERTIWGTLSLLTIVRFPFIERFEYVAITFWVLLIMPNLMLYMWAATRGISRVFGKKEQKVSWKLLIFLFLTLLYPLTRVQINMMNDYFAKGAFYIVFIYPFLLFGAVLVKKKFFRKKDEANVQKNE
- a CDS encoding PDZ domain-containing protein, giving the protein MAQDWFIELLKGTGRLLLHPVFYYSFIIAAVLGVARVKRERKNFTVRSEDAYFELRQLFPLGLLVGLLISAITIGAGLTIPFAAIVLIAAATLLLSFTARVRLLAPAYTVGAAFFALAFLSGKNIELPLAGDLFSNLDEKIYPSIAILLALLTIGEGFLILKNGKKGTSPKLVKSKRGQTVGVHEVKRLWLVPAFMLIPGNILTMPFEWWPVFTLGDNTYSLLLVPFAIGMHQQIQGMLPREAIQQQGSRVIGLGILAALIAAAGYWYPIASIAAVSIAIIGREALTYTQRMQEESRPFYFSKKNHGVMILGILPGSPADKMALEVGELVTKVNGTNVNDEKTFYEALSRNRAHCKLEVLDTNAQIRFVQRALYEGDHHELGILFVQDEKKWDSEVG
- a CDS encoding Ger(x)C family spore germination protein — encoded protein: MYRKMNKIIIAILAIIISGCADPKTLERMGLVTTIGYDTTEDKNVLVTMVLLQIDPEAAQNSIILSAKSETSKGAKNKADLKSPKKLQSGQLRVALVSEEFAQLGIINLVDTLARDPAISNLTYLAVVEGSTHKLLKQKNAGFSDISQLIYKELDQNIKGEKIPSSTLQEVMQDYYAAGTDPVLPTIRGENGEIIITGMALFKNDKMVSKANPDEAFFLKLVNDRYKTGAIEITIPKGGFGIPESIEAPDQMSVVLDTITSKSDINLLNKDNLQFEMKIKLTTRLLEVNQVMDIKNPVLLKKLEDRLSEKITSEIENLVEKARVAGADPFGFGEIYRKSVRGTNLTASKWHKMYPDSKVNVKVDFEILRTGVVE
- a CDS encoding spore germination protein; its protein translation is MFFKKQKREAPDTMNEKNLDDKELIPVSKDEFINIMKERLHHSADLNTKELANGFTLVFLDTLTDKKMLNEDILSRLAGTSATPDEALKSITVSSTSKHKYVEDGVDSILKGAVLVHSTGYPVIISAVVATQENRSLTRPENESQVMGPQIAFNESLATNISLLRRFLTNANLCNESFKVGKQTNSAVALLYLKDIADEEMVDRMRERIQSIDIDSVLDSSFLIQLIEDNSLAIFPQMLLTERPDRACAWLLNGKVVVLVDGSVQVIGAPQTFIEFFQSMEDESVRWQIATFIRILRVFSMIVSIFFTAIYVASLTFHYEIIPQTLLVPLGESRSRVPFPPIIEALLLETMIELLREAGARLPTKVGQTMGIVGGIVVGTAAVDAGFTSNILIIIIAVSALASFTTPNYTMGNVIRILRFPLIILAGFWGFYGLMFGFCFLLIHLIRQSSLGSPFLAPFYPPRFADWRDSIIRLPIGWTNRRPKQARPDDKMKFRAQKTKE